Genomic window (Argopecten irradians isolate NY chromosome 2, Ai_NY, whole genome shotgun sequence):
cacgACGTCCTCGAATTATGACGTCACGCCATTGTTTCCTGTCATGTAATGACATCAGAATGTATTTCCAGTCAATCAACAATGGTCCAGGTTATAGCATACTAGTGTCATATGCAATAATATTACATTGGtaaagtcactggatatcaggcggattatgtgataaaacgtCATGTAAaaagtctatatatacatgcacattacagTAAGCAGATAGCATGTGCAAAAAGGTAATCTTGTGCAATAAGTGTGCAATATTGTACTGTAATAAGAAATCGTTAATAACGAGTAAATCTAGCGTATATAGTAAAGAGTTATCATctacaataaaaaaaagaaaacgtGGACAGTAAAAGGAGTAGAAAATATAGGGTGTTCAAATATAGTAAAATCGTGATGAAACGTGATACTAGCTAACATTTAgcaattaaaatcaaattatggCGCATAGGTATGGTTTGCTAGATGGTAAAAAGAAACTAATAAACAATATTAATGTTATAAGTCAATGTCTTATGAGATGGCATAGGTTATTCAAATGGGGACCTACTCAAGGCTAAatggatattcattaaaatccaTGATTGTATCCAGTATTGGGACAGTAAACAACACATGTATCGTAAATCTACCTTTAACACCATACATTACACAGTCATAAACAATTGAATCATCATCTTAAAGGTATTACGACTAGATTGTGCATCGAGTATCGACAAATAAAAATcgatatttcatataaaaaaggCATGCATTTTGTTCTTTTGTACAAATCTatttaaatagaggatcttacactcgtgactatgtgatatggagTTTATCAAAAGAGTTCAATAATTcaatatgccacgagcctttaggcgagtggAATATCcgattatttaacgagtttgataaatttcatatcacatagtcaagagtgtaagattctatttatcacataactttcaacaatagaaataaaagtaaacaaaaatggatttcgtctctatataaaataGTAGAATTCCGGCTCGGGTGTaacgtttccgtctactgagacaatcatgcgacgtcatatatagattatgacgtcaaaactgcttctgacgtcacaatagtgttattataCATATGTCTTACGATATTAATGCCATGGCAGTATGACATAGCTGGAcaggccagttatgtgataaatgtaaatattgtttagTGCGTTGTACCTAATCAACCAACCGATATAAGTACAAcatgttgttgtgttgttataacattatatacatactaaATTATCACGACATTTATTTATCAGTATATCCTAATCGTTATATCTGACAGTGCAACCATTGGATACAATATCTGtatgtaatacaaaatatgttattcCATAAAAGTATGCATAAATATTCATGTGTACTCAACGACACATATGTACTAATAAACAGTAATGTAATGTTTATGTCATAGTGCATCCTCGGTCCCAGGTGTACGTCCCACTATCTGGGACCATAGGCAGCATTTGCTGTGgtttttaaatattcataaaactaCTTACCAATGAACAAGCGTGTTCAAGTTATCAGTGCCCTTTTGTAAGTCGAGTTGATCACTTATCTACTTATCAATAATTCACTGCACGCGTAACTCGTCCAATTGACTATATGAGATGTGGTCACACGATCAACTAGACCATGCTCAAAGCACGTgttatgtgttcaattattgcTTTTAAGTCCGGGTAAGTTTTTAAACGATTAAACTAATTGATACTTCCACTAATACACAGTTATTGATATGTATCAATAACTGTCACTATTGATAAACAGGCTTTTGAGTGTATCGATATAATGACACCTCTACACATGAATATGTAATACTGGGTCACATATATACAGAGTTCGTCCTTATATAAATAGTCAAGTACCTGTGTATCAAGTGAAAAACTATATGATATCGGTCTGAAAATGCACTCAATCATGACACAGGTATGTCAGCCTTCACGTGCATAAAGACAGGACAGTGCTCTGGGTAGCAGACGACTATTTTGAGCTGAGAAACAAGTATATCTtatcaaacatatatcataaaCAAACGTAAACAATGCACATAATTAACAAAACTGAATTTAAAAGTAATCCCAAATGTAAAGTTATGTAGAAGTCGCGATAGCATTAAATGTATTACAAATTGTAAAGAACGttcatatgttgtatatatcatctacgtccttgaaatatataaacaaagtgtaCCAAATCATACCGAGAGTATGTTTTGAAACACGAAATTTGAATGCAACCGTCTGGTTTTTAACGGAGCCAATCAAATGATCAGGATTTCGGTAATGAATTATTCATTTACCATGGTACAAATGTGGCCTATGGTCCCAGGGGTTAGTAAACGATAGTGCAACGAACACCTAGGACCGAGGATGGTCATGATGCATAATCATGTATTTCGTTTCTTTGATAAGCTATATGTATATTAGTTTTCAACAcatcattttttatatcatttttccAGATGTCACACAATTTGCAATCATTTCATATCTAAATATCTTAtttcaataaacaataaaaccacATTCAGTTATAGAAGAGGAGGTAGTTATCAACAATTAAATCAGACAAAAGCGTAGGCCCAttcagtcaaacttgtctataaagacaacctaGAGGACAAGGGAAAATCGGTCTCTATAGCCAAATGATCTTAATATACAggcaaattgttttataaatggTCATGTGGGACCCCCAATTAAATGTTCTTAATACgcaggtggtcattataaagatacATATTATCTTccgtatcttttaaagtaaggGAAGGAatatcatactgtatataggTTTCGCCATTAAAATGACGATATCTCTTTAGGATGATATCTGTATGCCGAAATGCACCAGTTCTTTaaatggttttgtttgtttgtttgtttgattgattaatttaacgtcctattaacagctacggtcatgtaagaacggccttccatgtatgcagtgcgttgcgtgtatgttgtgcgaggtgctagttttgggagactgcggtatattcatgtagtgtcttcttgtatagtggaactactGTTGCCCttattatagtgctatatcactgaagtatgccgccgaagacaccaagcaacacaccccacccggtcacattatactgacaacaggcgaaccagtcgtcccacttcctgtatgctgagcgataagcaggagcagaaactaccacttttatagactttggtgtgtctcggccacgggacagaacccaaagccttcctcacggGGGccaacgctcaactcaaggccaaaagtgaggcggtgcaaaGGGAGGCGTTAGGAATGActaagtcagttaggaagaaaagaaaagataagatcctaaatttagtcgccttttacgatcacgcaatagaggcagcaggtacaattctatataacgccctacctgcagggctctTTAAAAGACTGTGCACGACAGACAGTTTTGTGTATTGGATAAGTGGTCACTTTTACAATAGAGAATCATAGATAATAAAAAGCACTAGGCAAAAATAACACATTGTATATCATGCGATAGAGCTATCAAATGTGATTTGATATAACAGAGGGAAGGAAGCCtgtagaaaatatttttaaaagtacatAATACCAGTCAATAAAAACGCATATGTACATTATCCATACCAATTTACTGTATGTTAGGAGAAGTacgttaataaaataaaattgaaaccCTTCCGCACCCGTAGGTATAAGTATTAAGTTACATATATCACCAATACAAAATGGTATCTAAAGTTTTATATAACGTTCTGGtttagtttttgaaaaaaaatgtcaattagcctggtcagtacctggtaagAAACCCATCCGTGCTGAGCACCTTAATATATTCCACAtagaacaaatattttattaccaAACAACACCTGTTGACACAACTTGATCTAAAGTACCTCAGGAAAGTGATTCGGATACACCAAAGGAGAGGGTTATTATATTTCTAGTGAATTGTAAATACGTTTTGTCAGTGTTTCGTATTCATACAAATTGGGTCAAGTGGTGGGGAAGAGAGTCGCAATTATTGGGAAGATCATCTAAGTGAGAATACCACATTGACAAACAGTACATACTTTAccttaaaaatgttttgtttatctaGACATTTTATAAACTTATCTATCGATCGATACATTGCCATTGATAGCGTGCACCTTTGCTAATTTCTTCCAAACTTCAAAATAAGATCCGTATTAGAATCAAGTTTATGCAATAAGAAAGCTAGAATATTGAAGATATTTGCTTACTCTTTAGTTGAAAAGTTGAAACATATTTCCGAAAATTGTTCGTTGCTTCAGTTGTTAAAAACAAATAGCATTGAGAGTATTAAAGCAGTTTAATACTGTATCagtgatattttcatttgaagTGCAAGAAAAATTTTATGCAAAGAGTGAAGAAAATCGTAAATTTTATGCAAAGAGTGAAGAAAATCGTTGTatctacattttgttttcagaaattCGATATCGtacaaaatagaaaaataataatatcacttGCATTGCATCACTTGATTTTTTCTCGTGATAATGGAACCTTAAAACATCGTGATGTAGGGAATACATTTTcatggttttttgtttgttttgttttgttttatatagattTGGCTTTTTTTGAAAACTGTATGTTGACAAAGAAAAGATTTCTCCAAATTCAATTTTAACAGATATCCCACACAGTCATAGTTAACGGACTCTCTGGTCCCGATGACCTTCTACATTTTGTAGATATATTTGTAATCTGAACCTAATTGCTCGGgtgtataaaaacatttttttcatataaaccACTTAATTGCGTAATCGATACTTACACGATCAGTACATGGGGTATATAAAAGTGAGGTATTTTTAGAATACATAAGTAGCTATATAAATAGGTATGACCTTCGGTAAGGCTATTAAAAagacataatgtatataaatcgTTCTGAGATTAAAAGACTGAATTCTCTTTTATTCACAGTTATATATAGAACAAATTGACACGTTCAAAGCCCGTTTTGTTGCTGTTTATTAGGTTTTTATTAGATTCACGTTCTCAAAAATTATCTTGAGAGACCATTACTGTACATATGTCTCACAATACATGATGTTAGTATAATGaggtttattttgaaaaaaaaacccgctGTCTGTATTATTCTGTGTCAGTGATAGAGCATTCAATGAACGATTATTTTTTTGAGTTTCATTCAAATTAATGTATAACAAAGTTTACAGAACGAACTAAAGCGCGAGTTACAAATGCAACTCTTGATAACATACAGTTATCGATATCTGGAATATGACTCTAACACTCATGTCCATCTCTCTAAACACAAACAGCAAATGCTTCCAACTGTTTATGTATGgacaaaataatgaattaaacaTGTATCAACAGACAGGCGCGTGACATACAATTATCATCTTAGCGGGATCGTAAGGAGTATAAAGATTGTCACGGGTCACACTAGTATAGATTCACACGAAGTATAGACCGATATCATGGTTCACACGGGCCGTTTGATAGTTCGATATGGTCATGGGTATGACTGGCTAGACCCTAAGACAATACATGGCACCGAGTCAAAAGCAACGACCTGGTAACTCGATATTAAATATCTACTAATCACATGGTCCTATCTATTAGATTGTTACGACAATTACACTCGTGTGGCACTTCGTAAGGTCCGCATACATTCATATATCAGTATGTGTTAAACAGGCTATGGGACACTTTTACAAGAATGTCTTTGGAGAACATGGTATATACCTAATAGGATGTAATTTTCAACAGACTGTGACTAGATATGTGAAAGTAATTTAAACAAAGGCGGGTAAATGTTTAAAGAAACTTTGACGAAACTGATAATATCGActgttgaaatatatattcatcacAATACCTCACcgatatatttttctttaaaaattatGCTTGCATCGATCCAGTCCCTTAAATACACTGTAATCACGAAGTTCAATTTTCCAGAAGTAAATTTCATGTTTGAGTCGACATTTGGAATTTAAATAATCCATCTAACTACagactaacagttcttttcatttttgtattttcagaCACAACCGGTAGTGGTTAGTCCGCCAGGAGACGATTATGTTGGTCGTGGAGAACTTCCAGGGAAACTCTCGGCCTTCGAGAAACTTATCCGTCATGCCATCTCCAGGTTTTCTATGGATCGTGTCTATGACCTACTCCGAATAGTGACGACGGAATTACGAACTCAAACAGCAGCACAAGAGGCGGCAGCTGCTGCGGCTGCGCTAGCGGAGGCTGCCGCAACAAAAGAAGAGGATGAAGAAACAATAGATCATCATGGAAATGACTCGGAGAAAGGCAAAGCGGACGGAAGTGAAAATGAAGATGGAAGCGAAGGTGCTTCAGAAAAGGACGTCGATAATAAAAGCGTAAAAAGTGACAAGTCAAATAAAAGTTCAGACCGTGCCTCCGTGAAGTCGTCAAAAAGTAGTGATAGCTCTAACGAGAAAACTGAGCATGTTTCTTCCAAAGCCAAACAAGTAACTAAAACTGTGAACATTACTTCTCTTAAACAGGTTCGTGAGATCATTAAAGGACTAGAAGTGATTGAGGCAGGAGGTGGAAAACTGACGGATAGGCAAATTGTGGCTTTGCGGCACTATGCAACGTTTGCAAAGGATGTGGCATATTTACGTGAGTCAAAGACTTACTTCTATGATAACGTTTACCAATCTCTACTCCAAGACTTCTATGATCCAAATGAACCGACCGAATCACAGAGTAGTGACAGCCCAACAGACAACGACAAAAACAATACATCCACGGATTCTTCTACTGTGGCAGGAACacggaaaaataaaaaagtgaaaaattcCAATCGTCTTCCAAAAACTAATCAAAGGAAACCAGAGGCTACGAAAGAAAATAACAGGAAACGAATACAAAACGTTGTTAGTGAGTTGGAAGAAACAATGTCTAAATGGACAGGACTATTGGAGGAAGATGATCAGAAATTAGAATATTTTGACCAGGACAGTCACCATGAGGTCGTACATTATTTACATTCTGCTCCATTCGAACTTGTGTTCCGAGTTGTTCCCGATGtgtttataaaatgttatcGAGCACTCGATTTGTCCAGAGAATGGATCAAAATTGCAGAAATGATTTACAAAGGCAGACTTCCTCTTCGTCGCAAGATAACTCAAGACGAAGATGTAACAGCACCTGCTGATGCGGAAGAACAGAAAGAAGACACCCGAGAAACGGAGGAAGCCGAACGAAAAATGAGGGAGGCTACCACAAAAACTTATAACAACCACATGGCAAAAATAAAGGCAAGGATTGTCAatgttacagagttacttcAATCCCACGACAATCAAATGACAGAACTGACCAAGGAAATGCAGACATTGAAGGCTAGGGAAGATAGGGTTGATAAACTCAATGCAAACTTCGAAAAAGCTGATAGTAAACTTCAAACTGCACAGAAGGAGTTCTCAAAATATCTCAACGAAAGACAGAAGACAATTGATGAAATTGCGGGAATACCACCTGGTAGCTTGCAGCATTCAGAACTGTCTAAAAGGGCAGAAACACTTGATAAGGAACTTACTAAACGACAAATCGAACTAGGTTTGTTAGAATATCAGAAATCTGTTGTTCAGGAAGATTTTCTATTAGAGCTAGAATTGAGGccaaattttattcattttgtcGGTGATGTCGAGGGGAAAATCGCAGACATTAAGACAGATGCCAAACAGAAGAAGACTGAGAAAGAAAAACTTGAGAAGCAGTTAACATCGATGATGTCTAACACAGATAAGGTTAAGGCCGTCATGGCTGAATATCTTGGCCGTGAACCAAACGATGCGGACATGGAGATTGCCGTACGACTAGCGGGTGCAGGAGAAGCAGACGATCAAGACGGTGAAGAAGAAGAATCTAAGAAAAACGGCGAAATATCGGACGATGATGAAACCGATTACTGGCAGAAAGAAACAAAGAATTACGATTCCGATGGAAGTGTGGGGTTAGAATCCGATCAAAGTTTCGTTTCAGTGTCGGATGATGTAGATCTCACTGAATTTCTTCCGTCAAATGTTGTATTCGGTGAAGTATCGACTGCTGAcagaaaaatggcgggaaaggCAAGGGGTTATAAAGGTACACCTAAAAGGAAGACATTGGTTCCGCAATCATCACAGCAGTTTTCAGATGCGATGCGTGTGCTATCCCCAAACAATAACTCATCGTCTCAACGAGTTTATTCTGGGCCGAAGAAACTAAAGCCACATTCTAAGGTATACAAACAGATGCACGGCACAAATTATAGACCATCATGATGTATTTGCATCTTAGTATTTGTTCTTAAAATTCCATGTGGATACCGCAAAACGTGGCATGTAGCAAATGTGGAAATGTGTTACCAAGTTCTACATATAGCAAGGATACGCTGGTATGTTCTCGGCTATTGTGGAATACTGTGACGATGAATAGATTTACGAAGTAAGTTAGTTGTTATGTGCAGTTCAGTAGCCACTTCTTCAGGTGGCATTGCGGAACATCAACCGATGTTGGAGAGAATCACTTGGAAGTAAATTCTCCATGCATGAAAATTGTGAGATAACGTCGTCCTTTACAGTAAAGTCTGAAAACGACGTCCATATCTTAG
Coding sequences:
- the LOC138314525 gene encoding enolase-phosphatase E1-like isoform X2, which produces MSLENMTQPVVVSPPGDDYVGRGELPGKLSAFEKLIRHAISRFSMDRVYDLLRIVTTELRTQTAAQEAAAAAAALAEAAATKEEDEETIDHHGNDSEKGKADGSENEDGSEGASEKDVDNKSVKSDKSNKSSDRASVKSSKSSDSSNEKTEHVSSKAKQVTKTVNITSLKQVREIIKGLEVIEAGGGKLTDRQIVALRHYATFAKDVAYLRESKTYFYDNVYQSLLQDFYDPNEPTESQSSDSPTDNDKNNTSTDSSTVAGTRKNKKVKNSNRLPKTNQRKPEATKENNRKRIQNVVSELEETMSKWTGLLEEDDQKLEYFDQDSHHEVVHYLHSAPFELVFRVVPDVFIKCYRALDLSREWIKIAEMIYKGRLPLRRKITQDEDVTAPADAEEQKEDTRETEEAERKMREATTKTYNNHMAKIKARIVNVTELLQSHDNQMTELTKEMQTLKAREDRVDKLNANFEKADSKLQTAQKEFSKYLNERQKTIDEIAGIPPGSLQHSELSKRAETLDKELTKRQIELGLLEYQKSVVQEDFLLELELRPNFIHFVGDVEGKIADIKTDAKQKKTEKEKLEKQLTSMMSNTDKVKAVMAEYLGREPNDADMEIAVRLAGAGEADDQDGEEEESKKNGEISDDDETDYWQKETKNYDSDGSVGLESDQSFVSVSDDVDLTEFLPSNVVFGEVSTADRKMAGKARGYKGTPKRKTLVPQSSQQFSDAMRVLSPNNNSSSQRVYSGPKKLKPHSKVYKQMHGTNYRPS
- the LOC138314525 gene encoding enolase-phosphatase E1-like isoform X1: MLTNDVSSDIEKIIKTQPVVVSPPGDDYVGRGELPGKLSAFEKLIRHAISRFSMDRVYDLLRIVTTELRTQTAAQEAAAAAAALAEAAATKEEDEETIDHHGNDSEKGKADGSENEDGSEGASEKDVDNKSVKSDKSNKSSDRASVKSSKSSDSSNEKTEHVSSKAKQVTKTVNITSLKQVREIIKGLEVIEAGGGKLTDRQIVALRHYATFAKDVAYLRESKTYFYDNVYQSLLQDFYDPNEPTESQSSDSPTDNDKNNTSTDSSTVAGTRKNKKVKNSNRLPKTNQRKPEATKENNRKRIQNVVSELEETMSKWTGLLEEDDQKLEYFDQDSHHEVVHYLHSAPFELVFRVVPDVFIKCYRALDLSREWIKIAEMIYKGRLPLRRKITQDEDVTAPADAEEQKEDTRETEEAERKMREATTKTYNNHMAKIKARIVNVTELLQSHDNQMTELTKEMQTLKAREDRVDKLNANFEKADSKLQTAQKEFSKYLNERQKTIDEIAGIPPGSLQHSELSKRAETLDKELTKRQIELGLLEYQKSVVQEDFLLELELRPNFIHFVGDVEGKIADIKTDAKQKKTEKEKLEKQLTSMMSNTDKVKAVMAEYLGREPNDADMEIAVRLAGAGEADDQDGEEEESKKNGEISDDDETDYWQKETKNYDSDGSVGLESDQSFVSVSDDVDLTEFLPSNVVFGEVSTADRKMAGKARGYKGTPKRKTLVPQSSQQFSDAMRVLSPNNNSSSQRVYSGPKKLKPHSKVYKQMHGTNYRPS